The Rhineura floridana isolate rRhiFlo1 chromosome 15, rRhiFlo1.hap2, whole genome shotgun sequence genome window below encodes:
- the CKM gene encoding creatine kinase M-type, translated as MPFGNTHNKFKMQYKTEEEYPDLSKHNNHMAKVLTKELYDKLRGKETPSGFTLDDVIQTGVDNPGHPYIMTVGCVAGDEECYDVFKDFFDPIIRDRHSGYKPTDKHKTDLNHENLKGGDDLDPNYVFSSRVRTGRSIKGYTLPPHCSRGERRAIEKLSITALNSLTGEFKGKYYPLKNMSDAEQQQLIDDHFLFDKPVSPLLLASGMARDWPDARGIWHNDNKTFLVWVNEEDHLRVISMQKGGNMKDVFRRFCVGLQKIEEIFKQAGHPFSWNEHLGYILTCPSNLGTGLRGGVHVKLPHLSKHAKFEETLKRLRLQKRGTGGVDTEAVGAVFDISNADRLGSSEVEQVQLVVDGVKLMVEMEKKLEKGQAIDDMIPAQK; from the exons ATGCCTTTCGGAAACACCCACAACAAGTTCAAGATGCAGTACAAGACAGAGGAGGAATACCCCGACCTCTCCAAGCACAACAACCATATGGCCAAAGTCCTCACCAAGGAACTCTATGACAAGCTGCGAGGAAAGGAGACCCCCAGCGGCTTCACCCTTGATGACGTCATCCAAACGGGTGTGGACAACCCAG GCCACCCCTACATCATGACCGTTGGCTGCGTGGCTGGCGACGAAGAGTGCTATGATGTCTTCAAGGACTTCTTTGACCCCATCATTCGGGACCGTCACAGTGGCTACAAACCAACCGACAAGCACAAGACTGATCTGAACCATGAGAACCTGAAG ggTGGAGATGATCTGGACCCCAACTATGTGTTCAGCAGCCGTGTGCGGACTGGTCGCAGCATCAAGGGTTACACCTTGCCCCCCCACTGCAGCCGTGGGGAGCGGCGTGCCATAGAGAAGCTCTCCATCACTG CCTTGAACAGCCTGACTGGAGAGTTCAAGGGCAAGTACTACCCGCTGAAGAACATGAGTGATGCAGAACAGCAGCAGCTGATCGACGACCACTTCCTCTTCGACAAGCCTGTCTCTCCTCTCCTGCTGGCCTCCGGCATGGCCCGGGATTGGCCCGACGCCAGAGGCATCTG GCATAATGACAACAAGACCTTCTTGGTGTGGGTGAACGAGGAGGACCACCTCCGCGTcatctccatgcagaaaggcgGCAACATGAAGGATGTCTTCCGGCGCTTCTGTGTCGGACTGCAGAAG ATTGAGGAGATCTTCAAGCAGGCTGGCCACCCCTTCAGCTGGAATGAGCATTTGGGCTACATCCTGACCTGCCCCTCCAACCTGGGCACAGGCCTGCGTGGCGGCGTGCACGTCAAACTGCCCCACCTCAGCAAGCACGCCAAGTTCGAGGAGACCCTCAAGCGCCTCCGCCTGCAGAAACGTGGCAcag GCGGTGTGGACACTGAGGCCGTGGGTGCCGTTTTTGACATCTCCAATGCTGACCGCTTGGGCTCCTCTGAGGTCGAACAGGTGCAGCTGGTGGTTGATGGCGTGAAGCTCATGGTGGAGATGGAGAAGAAGTTGGAGAAGGGCCAGGCCATCGACGACATGATTCCTGCTCAGAAGTGA